The stretch of DNA TACGGCATCGGCCGTAGGCGCCCCGATTGTGTCATGCGACATGACGGCGTGCGGCGACCGGTCAGTCCTCGCGGCGCAGATGCGGGAACAGGATCACGTCGCGGATGCTCGGGCTGTCGGTCAGCAGCATCACCAGACGGTCGATGCCGATCCCGCAGCCGCCGGTCGGCGGCATCCCGTATTCGAGCGCGCGGATGTAGTCGGCGTCGTAATACATCGCTTCCTCGTCGCCCGCATCCTTCTGCTCGACCTGCTTCCTGAAGCGCGCGGCCTGGTCTTCCGGATCGTTCAGTTCCGAGAAGCCGTTCGCGATCTCGCGGCCGGTGATGAACAGCTCGAAGCGTTCGGTGATCGCCGGTTCGCGGTCGGATGCGCGCGCGAGCGGCGACACCTCGATCGGGTAGTCGATGATGTAGGTCGGCTCCCACAGTTGCGATTCGGCGGTTTCCTCGAACAGCGCGAGTTGCAGCGCGCCGACGCCCGCGTTCAGGAACGCCGGCTGGTTCGGATCGACGCCGAACTTCTTCAGTTCGGCGCGCAGGAACGCGGCGTCGGCCAGTTGTTCGTTCGTGTATTGCGGCGCGTACTTCTGGATCGCCTGCGTGATCGTCAGCCGGTGGAACGGCTTGCTCAGGTCCAGCTCGCGGCCCTGGTACGTGACGGTCGCGGTGCCGAGCGCGTCGATCGCCGCCTGGCGGATCAACTGTTCGGTGAAGTCCATCAGCCACGCGTAGTCGGTGTACGCGGCGTAGAACTCCATCATCGTGAATTCCGGGTTGTGCCGCGGCGACACGCCCTCGTTGCGGAAATTCCGGTTGATCTCGAACACGCGTTCGAAGCCGCCGACGATCAGCCGCTTCAGGTAAAGCTCCGGCGCGATCCGCAGGAACATCTGCATGTCGAGCGCGTTGTGATGCGTGACGAACGGCTTCGCGGCCGCGCCGCCCGGGATCGGGTGCAGCATCGGCGTCTCGACTTCCATGAAGCCCGCGTCCGACATGAAGCGGCGGATCGAAGAGATCGCCTTCGTGCGCGCGACGAACGTGTTGCGCGACTCCGGCGTGACGATCAGGTCGACGTAACGCTGGCGATAGCGCGTTTCCTGGTCCGCGAGGCCGTGGAACTTGTCCGGCAGCGGGCGCAGCGCCTTCGACAGCAGCCGCAGCTCGGTGCAGCGCACCGACAGTTCGCCCTTGTTCGTGCGGAACAGCACGCCGCGCGCGGCGACGATGTCGCCCAGGTCCCACTTCTTGAACGCGTCGTAGGTCGCTTCGCCGACGTCGGCCGGCGTCACGAAGAACTGGATCTGCCCCGAGCCGTCGCGCACGGTCGCGAAGCTCGCCTTGCCCATCACGCGCTTGAGCATCATCCGGCCCGCGATCGACACGTTCAGCGCCAGCGCTTCGAGCGCGTCCTTGTCGGTGTCGGCGTATCCGGTCTGCAGGTCGGCCGCGTGGTGGGTCGGACGGAAGTCGTTCGGATACGCGACGCCTGCTTCGCGCAGCGCGCGCAGCTTCTCGCGGCGCTCGGCGATGATCTGGTTGTCGTCCGTTTCCGCGGCAGCGGCGACGGGGGCGTTGGCCTCTTTCGGTTCGGTCATGATGGCTCGGTGTTCGGGATGATTCGGATGCGGTGGCGGCGCGTGCGGCGGTTGCTGCGGGCCGTGCCGGGCGACGCGCGGCGGTTCGGAGGGCGCGCCGTTCACGCGCCGCCCGCCGCGCGCGGCAGGTTACACGCCCTGTTTCAGGCTCGCGCTGATGAAGTCGTCGAGGTCGCCGTCCAGCACCGCCTTCGTGTTGCTGATTTCGACGTTCGTGCGCAGATCCTTGATGCGGCTGTTGTCGAGCACGTACGAACGGATCTGGTGACCCCAGCCCACGTCCGACTTGCTCGATTCGAGCTTGTCCTGCTCCGACTGGCGCTTGCGCATCTCGGCTTCGTACAGCCGCGACTTCAGCATCGCCATCGCTTCCGCGCGATTGCGGTGCTGCGAGCGGTCGTTCTGGCACTGCACGACGATGCCGGACGGAATGTGCGTGATCCGCACCGCCGAATCGGTCTTGTTGATGTGCTGACCGCCCGCGCCGGACGCGCGGAACGTGTCGATCCGCAGATCCGCCGGATTCACTTCGATTTCGAACGAATCGTCGATCTCCGGATAGACGAACACCGACGAGAACGACGTATGGCGGCCGCCCGACGAGTCGAACGGCGACTTGCGCACGAGCCGGTGAATGCCGGTCTCGGTGCGCAGGAAGCCGTATGCGTATTCGCCTTCGACCTTGATCGTCGCGCTCTTGATGCCGGCGACGTCGCCTTCGGACTCTTCGAGGACCTCGGTCTTGAAGCCCTTGCGCTCGCAGTAGCGCAGATACTGGCGCAGCAGCATCGACGCCCAGTCGCACGCCTCGGTGCCGCCCGCGCCGGCCTGGATGTCGATGAACGCGTTGTTCGGATCGGCCGGGTTCGCGAACATCCGGCGGAACTCGACGTCGGCGACGCGCTTCTCGATCCCGGCCGCGTCGGCCTCGCACGCGGCGAGCGTGTCGTCGTCGTTTTCCTCGCGGGCCATGTCGAACAGGTCCTGCGTGTCGCGCAGGTCGCTGTCGATCGACGACAGCACGTCGACGACACCCTCAAGCAGCTTCTTTTCCTTGCCGAGCGCCTGCGCGTGCTTCGAATCGTTCCAGACGTTCGGGTCTTCGAGTTCGCGGTTGACTTCGACTAGACGCGTGGCCTTCGCGTCGTAGTCAAAGATACCCCCGTAGCTCGCCCGCGCGATGGCGCAGGTCGGCCAGAGAGGCTTCTATGGCGTTGAGGCGTTCGGCTTCCATTTTGTGTCTTCGTCCGGGGCGTAAAACACGAAATTATAGCCGATCGGCCGCGCGGCAACCTCGCGCGGGCCGGGGCGGCGGCGCGTGGGAGGGGGCCGATGGCGACCGGCATCGAGCGCCCTGACCGGTGGGGACGGCACGCGCGCGGTCCTCCGTGCAGCCGATGGACGGTCAGGCCGCCGCGTGCTCGACGACCAGTTGCACGCGCGATACGCCGTTCCACGTGTCGCGCGTGAGCCGGTACGCGAGCGTCGTGCGCGCCGGC from Paraburkholderia caballeronis encodes:
- the lysS gene encoding lysine--tRNA ligase — translated: MTEPKEANAPVAAAAETDDNQIIAERREKLRALREAGVAYPNDFRPTHHAADLQTGYADTDKDALEALALNVSIAGRMMLKRVMGKASFATVRDGSGQIQFFVTPADVGEATYDAFKKWDLGDIVAARGVLFRTNKGELSVRCTELRLLSKALRPLPDKFHGLADQETRYRQRYVDLIVTPESRNTFVARTKAISSIRRFMSDAGFMEVETPMLHPIPGGAAAKPFVTHHNALDMQMFLRIAPELYLKRLIVGGFERVFEINRNFRNEGVSPRHNPEFTMMEFYAAYTDYAWLMDFTEQLIRQAAIDALGTATVTYQGRELDLSKPFHRLTITQAIQKYAPQYTNEQLADAAFLRAELKKFGVDPNQPAFLNAGVGALQLALFEETAESQLWEPTYIIDYPIEVSPLARASDREPAITERFELFITGREIANGFSELNDPEDQAARFRKQVEQKDAGDEEAMYYDADYIRALEYGMPPTGGCGIGIDRLVMLLTDSPSIRDVILFPHLRRED
- the prfB gene encoding peptide chain release factor 2 (programmed frameshift); amino-acid sequence: MEAERLNAIEASLADLRHRAGELRGYLDYDAKATRLVEVNRELEDPNVWNDSKHAQALGKEKKLLEGVVDVLSSIDSDLRDTQDLFDMAREENDDDTLAACEADAAGIEKRVADVEFRRMFANPADPNNAFIDIQAGAGGTEACDWASMLLRQYLRYCERKGFKTEVLEESEGDVAGIKSATIKVEGEYAYGFLRTETGIHRLVRKSPFDSSGGRHTSFSSVFVYPEIDDSFEIEVNPADLRIDTFRASGAGGQHINKTDSAVRITHIPSGIVVQCQNDRSQHRNRAEAMAMLKSRLYEAEMRKRQSEQDKLESSKSDVGWGHQIRSYVLDNSRIKDLRTNVEISNTKAVLDGDLDDFISASLKQGV